The Spirosoma oryzicola genome window below encodes:
- a CDS encoding TolC family protein: MVVNHVKRIIYGIVGLIGTCGQVQAQDPVVQRLTLPQAMELTQQNYPSIKAKQAQQEAANYQAEAVRNQRLPEVQFQDQHTFASFNNLAGAYFPNEGSVIPVSGAARPASWQGVWGSFTSLLVNWRVFNFGRLQANEAVARRGQQASQADTENEIFQQQVRVADAYLNWLVLHRVVAVQQANLARTQQFEQAVTTRAAAGLRPGVDSSVARAESAKARLLLLESRQNEQTQLLQLHEMMGVRSGVYQPDTSFYSRQPQLALESANAGEAPSLRFLQAQAEQSQAQAEAIRKSYWPSIFVLGSFGGRGSGIDNLTGEVSGNFGQGIPYRIGNYLVGVSTRWNLSALPRIRNETRAEQLRGDVFRQQYRQEQLRLNRQSETADLRTAYARQQLLEAPIQTTAARNAYTQATTRYQTGLGTLVEVAQSFVLVNRAEVDEAVANNNLWRSLLLKAAAQGDLSVFLNQLTH; this comes from the coding sequence ATGGTCGTTAATCACGTTAAACGAATTATATATGGTATCGTAGGTCTGATCGGAACCTGCGGTCAGGTGCAGGCGCAGGACCCAGTTGTTCAACGGCTAACCTTGCCGCAGGCAATGGAACTGACGCAGCAGAACTATCCATCCATCAAAGCCAAACAGGCCCAGCAGGAAGCCGCCAACTACCAGGCCGAAGCTGTCCGTAACCAGCGGCTGCCCGAGGTGCAGTTTCAGGATCAGCACACCTTCGCCAGTTTCAACAACCTGGCCGGTGCGTACTTCCCGAATGAAGGGTCGGTGATTCCGGTTTCGGGGGCGGCCCGTCCCGCCAGCTGGCAGGGCGTTTGGGGCAGCTTTACCAGCCTGCTGGTCAACTGGCGCGTATTTAATTTCGGGCGTCTGCAAGCCAACGAAGCCGTGGCCCGGCGGGGGCAGCAAGCGAGTCAGGCCGATACCGAGAATGAGATCTTTCAGCAGCAGGTCCGGGTGGCCGACGCGTACCTGAACTGGCTGGTACTGCACCGGGTTGTTGCCGTTCAGCAGGCTAATCTCGCGCGTACGCAACAGTTTGAACAGGCCGTCACCACGCGGGCAGCCGCTGGCCTGCGACCCGGTGTAGATTCATCGGTGGCACGGGCCGAATCGGCGAAAGCGCGGCTGCTGTTGCTCGAAAGTCGTCAGAATGAACAGACGCAACTGCTGCAACTTCACGAGATGATGGGCGTTCGAAGCGGTGTCTACCAACCGGATACGTCGTTCTACAGCCGTCAGCCTCAACTGGCCCTCGAATCGGCTAATGCTGGCGAAGCGCCATCGCTGCGGTTCTTGCAGGCGCAGGCTGAGCAGTCACAGGCGCAGGCCGAAGCCATTCGAAAGTCCTACTGGCCGTCCATTTTCGTGCTGGGTTCGTTCGGGGGACGGGGTTCGGGCATCGACAACCTAACGGGCGAGGTTAGCGGCAACTTCGGTCAGGGGATACCGTATCGAATTGGCAATTACCTGGTCGGCGTGTCAACCCGCTGGAATCTGTCGGCGCTACCCCGCATTCGCAACGAAACCCGGGCGGAGCAGCTCCGGGGTGATGTGTTCCGGCAGCAGTATCGACAGGAACAGCTTCGCCTAAATCGCCAGTCTGAAACGGCTGATTTACGCACCGCCTATGCGCGGCAGCAACTGCTTGAAGCGCCGATACAAACCACGGCGGCCCGGAATGCCTACACGCAGGCGACGACACGCTACCAGACCGGGCTGGGTACGTTGGTCGAAGTAGCGCAGTCGTTTGTGCTCGTGAACCGGGCAGAGGTAGACGAGGCCGTCGCCAACAACAACCTGTGGCGATCGCTCCTGCTGAAAGCCGCTGCCCAGGGCGACCTGTCTGTTTTTCTGAATCAACTTACTCACTGA
- a CDS encoding response regulator transcription factor, giving the protein MKVLLVEDEERLALFVQKGLEAESYRVDVAYDGYVGKQLFTHNEYDAVVLDINLPQINGIELCRQFKADNSSMPILMLTALDSLDDKMNGFNAGADDYLSKPFEFIELLARLRAITKRYNISNQSLLRLADLELNLNTKIVTRHGQRIDLTTKEYALLEYLMAHRGKIISRTELAEKVWDLSFYTSTNVIDVYVSYLRKKIDRDFSPKLLHTVVGMGYVLREN; this is encoded by the coding sequence ATGAAAGTACTGTTAGTAGAAGATGAAGAGCGGTTGGCTTTGTTTGTGCAGAAAGGATTGGAAGCTGAATCGTACCGGGTTGATGTTGCTTACGATGGCTACGTGGGTAAACAGCTCTTCACGCACAATGAATATGATGCTGTAGTACTGGACATAAACCTGCCTCAAATTAATGGTATCGAACTTTGTCGCCAATTTAAGGCCGATAACTCGTCGATGCCTATTTTGATGCTAACGGCGCTGGATAGCCTGGACGATAAAATGAACGGATTCAATGCCGGAGCCGACGATTATCTGTCTAAACCCTTCGAATTTATTGAGCTTCTGGCCCGGCTTCGAGCCATTACAAAACGATACAATATCAGTAATCAATCGCTGCTGCGATTAGCGGATCTGGAATTAAATCTGAACACGAAAATCGTAACGCGGCACGGCCAACGAATTGATTTAACGACCAAAGAATACGCGTTGCTCGAATACCTGATGGCTCATCGGGGAAAGATCATTTCCCGCACTGAATTAGCCGAAAAAGTCTGGGACCTTTCCTTCTACACAAGTACGAATGTCATCGATGTGTACGTGAGCTACCTTCGTAAAAAAATAGATCGCGATTTCTCGCCTAAACTGTTGCATACGGTTGTTGGTATGGGCTATGTACTTCGCGAAAATTAA
- a CDS encoding response regulator produces MTPVLPQQIFVVDDDEDDQFMIHQALAEHIPLVTIDVFADGEALLRSLSQASMLPHLVLLDLNMPRMGGLEALEHIRSNQLYTGLPVIMLTTSDSAEDRARAQALKADGYFVKPSTVSHLNQLILTVKQQWLQSGQS; encoded by the coding sequence ATGACGCCAGTTCTCCCTCAGCAGATCTTTGTCGTAGATGACGACGAAGACGATCAGTTTATGATTCATCAGGCACTGGCTGAGCATATTCCATTGGTAACCATTGACGTGTTCGCTGATGGTGAAGCATTACTCAGGTCTTTAAGCCAAGCATCTATGCTGCCTCATCTCGTATTGCTCGACTTGAATATGCCCCGGATGGGCGGCTTGGAAGCCCTTGAGCACATTCGATCAAATCAACTCTACACCGGTTTACCCGTAATTATGCTGACTACCTCGGATAGCGCAGAGGATCGGGCGCGCGCTCAAGCGCTAAAAGCCGACGGTTATTTTGTCAAACCTTCCACCGTATCTCATTTAAACCAACTCATTCTAACTGTTAAACAGCAGTGGCTTCAATCCGGCCAGTCGTAG
- a CDS encoding SGNH/GDSL hydrolase family protein, which produces MIQFWCRLFLICFALGLTGKVGAQQPSVIFTDARRLTLTGKAWNSQPFYHRLDTAAYPAIPANVKRLATNSAGLAISFKTNSTRILAKWCTSSHAPSGNMTGIAYEGMDLYIQRDNRWQYAGVASPKSHTCSEATIVEHMASGDKTCLLFLPTYDETLSLEIGIDSGASISPADNPFKKNILIYGSSITQGASASRPGLAYPARLSRETGYNFINLGFSGSGKMEPEVADMIAPLAMDAYILDCLPNPSPAEILARMSNLIHTIRRFHPQVPIIVIQTVAREKGTFDQQVAAVVALKDLYSNQEIKKLQEQDKHLYLIRADGLLGHDQEGTTDGIHPNDLGFDRMLQTIRPAILSILSRYGI; this is translated from the coding sequence ATGATTCAATTTTGGTGTCGGCTGTTCCTAATCTGCTTCGCTCTTGGTCTAACGGGTAAGGTAGGAGCGCAGCAGCCGTCGGTTATCTTTACTGATGCCCGTAGGCTTACCTTGACTGGCAAGGCCTGGAACAGCCAACCATTTTACCACCGGCTGGATACAGCTGCCTATCCGGCCATTCCAGCCAATGTCAAGCGACTGGCTACGAATTCAGCAGGATTAGCGATCAGCTTTAAGACCAATAGCACCCGCATTTTGGCTAAGTGGTGTACTAGTTCGCATGCCCCAAGTGGCAACATGACGGGGATTGCTTACGAAGGAATGGATTTGTACATCCAGCGCGATAATCGCTGGCAATACGCCGGCGTCGCGAGTCCAAAATCCCACACCTGTTCGGAAGCTACGATCGTGGAACATATGGCGTCGGGGGACAAAACCTGTTTGCTCTTCTTACCTACCTATGATGAGACTCTTTCGCTTGAAATCGGCATTGATTCTGGCGCATCGATTAGTCCAGCGGATAACCCATTCAAGAAAAATATTCTGATTTATGGGTCCAGTATTACCCAGGGTGCGTCCGCCAGCCGACCAGGACTAGCTTATCCGGCCCGGCTTTCTCGAGAAACGGGCTATAATTTTATTAACCTGGGCTTCAGCGGTAGCGGCAAAATGGAACCGGAGGTTGCGGATATGATCGCGCCCTTGGCAATGGATGCTTATATTTTGGATTGCCTTCCTAACCCGTCCCCAGCGGAAATTTTAGCCCGCATGAGCAATCTGATTCATACCATTCGTAGGTTTCATCCACAGGTACCTATCATTGTTATTCAAACTGTGGCGCGTGAGAAGGGTACTTTTGACCAGCAGGTTGCGGCAGTCGTAGCGTTAAAAGATCTTTACAGCAATCAAGAGATTAAGAAACTTCAGGAGCAGGATAAACACCTTTATTTGATCCGGGCGGATGGTCTATTAGGGCATGACCAGGAAGGCACAACGGATGGGATTCATCCCAACGATTTGGGTTTCGATCGAATGCTCCAAACGATCCGGCCAGCGATTTTGAGCATTCTAAGCCGCTATGGAATTTGA
- a CDS encoding HAMP domain-containing sensor histidine kinase, which yields MLIRNKLTLVFILLVITIQLAFSTFIYLFYSIYRERAFYVRLQAKAQLYGRIILERKALRNPLNSLQAIDFATITGEHTSLFDSTGTILFTNQSKDYQQKETSLLATLSQKKSVQFNIENEKGIGITYTYENQPYSIFVTGINRLGDTSDQYLRVLLLIANLGGGVLIMGAGWYFSGRFLQPIARMVADVNQQSDSQLTIRLDEGNKRDELAQLAMTFNEMLTRLQTNVENQRSFISHASHELRTPLTNMLGTLQTSLSYDKVPDQWRRSMELAVLDSKRIIELTNGLLSLSKSENVAVARQPIRLDECIEKAMAQTKAKYPDTALYFQFGTLSDSDYFEILGHEPLLTTVLTNLLDNACKYSQQPVWIELSTEQAKGQYVITITDQGRGIPAEDLPYLFEPLYRGRNVGKTEGYGVGMAVAKRLIAFHKGTINVQSVLDQGTTITVRLPIYSDTATPSEPATIS from the coding sequence ATGCTGATTCGTAACAAACTGACGCTTGTTTTTATCCTGCTTGTGATTACGATTCAGCTGGCTTTTTCGACTTTTATTTACCTTTTTTATTCGATCTACCGCGAACGGGCCTTCTACGTACGTCTCCAGGCAAAAGCGCAGCTATACGGCCGTATCATTCTGGAACGGAAGGCGTTGCGTAACCCGCTCAATAGCCTACAAGCCATCGATTTTGCGACAATTACCGGAGAGCATACCAGCCTTTTTGATTCCACGGGCACTATTCTCTTCACGAACCAGAGCAAAGACTACCAGCAAAAGGAAACGAGTTTACTGGCTACGCTCAGCCAGAAAAAATCCGTTCAGTTCAATATCGAAAATGAGAAAGGGATTGGCATTACGTATACGTATGAGAATCAGCCTTATTCGATTTTTGTGACCGGCATTAATCGGCTCGGTGATACCAGTGACCAATACTTGCGGGTGCTGCTGCTAATCGCTAACCTGGGCGGTGGGGTGCTGATTATGGGGGCTGGCTGGTATTTTTCGGGCCGCTTTTTACAGCCCATCGCACGCATGGTAGCCGACGTTAACCAGCAATCCGATTCGCAATTAACCATACGGCTCGATGAAGGAAACAAGCGGGACGAACTGGCGCAACTGGCGATGACATTCAATGAGATGCTCACCCGCTTGCAGACCAATGTTGAGAATCAGCGGAGCTTTATTTCGCACGCGTCCCACGAGCTTCGTACGCCCCTGACAAATATGCTCGGTACACTCCAGACGTCGCTTAGTTACGATAAAGTACCGGACCAATGGCGCAGGAGTATGGAGTTAGCCGTGCTGGATAGTAAGCGCATCATCGAACTAACCAATGGGCTGCTGAGCCTATCGAAATCCGAGAATGTAGCCGTTGCCCGTCAGCCCATCCGGCTAGACGAGTGCATCGAAAAGGCGATGGCGCAAACCAAAGCCAAATACCCCGATACAGCCCTGTATTTTCAGTTTGGAACTCTGTCAGACTCCGACTATTTTGAGATCCTGGGTCATGAGCCGTTGCTAACCACCGTATTGACTAACCTCCTCGATAACGCCTGCAAATACTCACAGCAACCCGTCTGGATTGAACTAAGTACTGAACAGGCGAAGGGGCAATACGTTATTACCATTACCGACCAGGGAAGAGGTATTCCGGCTGAGGACCTGCCCTATTTGTTTGAGCCGTTGTATCGGGGCCGCAACGTAGGCAAAACCGAAGGATACGGCGTCGGTATGGCCGTGGCCAAGCGGCTTATTGCGTTTCACAAAGGGACCATCAACGTTCAGTCGGTATTGGATCAGGGAACGACCATCACCGTCCGGCTGCCCATCTACTCCGACACCGCTACGCCGTCGGAGCCCGCTACGATTTCATAA
- a CDS encoding BCCT family transporter, whose amino-acid sequence MNRLKQVSAQTTFKKGIVVPSLLFILSVTFISSFFPELTATLLGQVQQWIFTNLNWVYIWSVTLFVFFLLALVFSKYGSITLGDNDSEPEYSFFSWISMLFAAGMGIGLMYFSVAEPIAHFSDPTFGAFDDIRRAKDAQLYTFFHWGIHAWAIYGVVGLSLAYFTYRYKLPLSLRSCLYPVLKNKINGRAGDIIDCFALCSTFFGITTTLGFGVVQLNAGLVEVGIMQSKGFGYQIAIVTVIMIIATLSATSGVNKGVKFLSQLNVSSAVLLMVFILVVGPTVFLLGTFSEGVGYYLNQFFNLTFDTHAYEPATQPWFFRWTILYWAWWISWAPYVGLFIAKISRGRTIREFIAAVLVIPTAFNFLWMTIFGNSATWLDRNDAGGSLSKLTSSADELLFRFLDYFPAAGISSALAIFIIFVFFVTSADSGIFVMNNIASNNAAESPKWQLIFWGALLALLALVLLNAGGLQSLQTMTLITALPFSMIMLMFCYCLIQGLIVDNHYQNQGFSPATSNWSGEFWKERLDRIVSFKTKDHVDHFMMETVAPALEELSAEFNSKGIVTTVQTKEKPADVALTIKHERLEDFTYGVRNHAKTISSFLVNEGNIPGVIGNKSYIPRTYFGDNRLGYNIEYFTQREVIADVLKQYERFLALSSEEKNEIFTIVTLKSRE is encoded by the coding sequence ATGAACAGGCTAAAACAAGTATCGGCACAGACCACATTTAAAAAAGGAATTGTTGTACCTAGCTTACTTTTTATACTCTCCGTTACATTTATTTCCAGCTTCTTCCCTGAGTTGACGGCTACTCTCCTAGGACAAGTTCAGCAGTGGATCTTTACTAATCTAAACTGGGTATATATCTGGTCAGTAACCCTATTTGTGTTTTTTCTTCTGGCCCTGGTTTTTAGTAAATACGGTTCGATTACCCTGGGCGACAATGATTCTGAGCCAGAGTACTCGTTTTTTTCGTGGATATCGATGCTTTTTGCAGCCGGAATGGGAATTGGTCTGATGTACTTCAGCGTTGCCGAGCCTATCGCTCATTTTTCGGACCCAACCTTTGGGGCATTCGATGATATTCGGCGGGCCAAAGATGCTCAGTTGTATACGTTTTTCCATTGGGGAATTCATGCATGGGCAATCTATGGCGTGGTAGGTTTATCGTTAGCCTACTTTACTTACCGCTATAAGCTACCCCTATCGCTGCGCAGTTGCTTGTATCCAGTTCTGAAAAACAAAATAAACGGTAGGGCGGGCGACATTATCGACTGTTTTGCCTTGTGCAGTACTTTTTTCGGCATTACAACGACGTTGGGTTTTGGCGTTGTACAACTTAATGCCGGACTTGTGGAAGTCGGTATAATGCAAAGTAAAGGGTTTGGCTACCAGATTGCTATTGTTACTGTTATCATGATTATTGCCACCCTATCGGCCACTTCTGGGGTGAATAAAGGCGTTAAATTCCTGAGCCAACTTAATGTCTCTAGTGCGGTTTTGCTTATGGTATTTATTCTTGTAGTGGGACCAACCGTCTTCTTGCTAGGTACCTTCTCAGAGGGAGTTGGCTATTATTTGAATCAGTTTTTTAACTTAACCTTTGACACCCATGCGTATGAGCCTGCCACTCAGCCTTGGTTTTTTCGCTGGACAATCTTGTACTGGGCCTGGTGGATCTCCTGGGCACCTTATGTAGGTTTGTTTATTGCGAAAATATCAAGGGGGCGCACAATTCGGGAATTTATCGCGGCTGTGCTTGTGATCCCAACAGCTTTCAACTTTTTATGGATGACCATATTTGGGAATAGCGCAACCTGGCTGGATCGGAATGACGCAGGAGGCTCACTAAGTAAGCTAACCAGTAGTGCCGATGAGTTGCTCTTTCGGTTTTTAGATTATTTCCCTGCAGCAGGCATTAGCAGTGCGTTAGCCATTTTCATCATCTTTGTCTTTTTTGTGACTTCCGCCGATTCAGGCATTTTTGTCATGAACAATATTGCTTCTAATAATGCGGCCGAATCGCCTAAATGGCAATTAATCTTTTGGGGCGCACTGCTGGCTCTCCTGGCCCTGGTATTGCTCAATGCGGGTGGGCTGCAATCTTTACAAACGATGACCCTCATTACAGCGCTGCCCTTTTCGATGATTATGCTGATGTTCTGCTATTGCCTGATACAAGGCCTGATTGTCGATAACCATTACCAAAACCAGGGCTTTTCACCCGCCACCAGCAATTGGTCAGGTGAGTTTTGGAAAGAACGGCTTGATCGGATTGTTTCCTTTAAGACGAAGGACCATGTCGATCACTTTATGATGGAAACGGTTGCCCCCGCCTTGGAAGAGCTTTCCGCTGAGTTTAACAGCAAGGGTATTGTTACCACCGTGCAGACGAAAGAGAAACCAGCAGATGTCGCCCTAACGATCAAGCATGAACGACTTGAAGATTTCACCTATGGGGTTCGTAATCACGCCAAAACAATCTCCAGCTTTCTAGTCAATGAAGGCAACATTCCTGGCGTAATTGGCAACAAATCGTATATTCCTAGAACATACTTTGGTGACAACCGATTAGGTTATAACATTGAATACTTTACGCAACGAGAGGTTATTGCTGATGTACTAAAGCAGTACGAACGCTTTCTGGCATTATCCTCCGAAGAGAAGAATGAAATATTCACGATTGTAACGCTAAAAAGTAGGGAGTAA
- the nhaD gene encoding sodium:proton antiporter NhaD: MLTTLVILFLLGYALITVEHSIRINKTATALITGVLCWTVYSLTLSDPEPALEALGHHLAEIAQILFFLLGAMTIVELIDIHGGFTIITDRVATRNPRVLLWLIGGLTFILSALLDNLASALVMVSVTRNLVRQAEQRKLIAGMIIIAANAGGAWSPIGDVTTTMLWIGGQVTTVNIMSQLFLPSLVCLLVPLLYLSFTLKSESPDRESKGHKYTSRPYIDPTARRDRRVMFAAGLSAIVMVPIFKSITHLPPYMAMLLALGFVWVVSELIHADKDEQERQRFSVAHALSKIDVPSILFFLGILLAVGSLESVGILEQVATSLNESVGNLDVIVGIIGVASAIVDNVPIVAAAMGMYDLGAYPADHKLWEFLAYCAGTGGSLLVIGSAAGVAVMGMERLEFGWYLRRISGPALLGYLGGALTYLAVYAVSH, from the coding sequence ATGCTTACGACGCTGGTTATTCTGTTTTTGCTCGGTTATGCCCTCATCACCGTAGAACATTCGATTCGTATCAATAAAACCGCAACCGCCCTCATTACCGGCGTCCTTTGCTGGACGGTGTATAGTCTCACCCTATCTGACCCGGAGCCGGCTTTGGAAGCCCTGGGCCACCATCTGGCCGAGATTGCCCAAATTCTCTTCTTTCTGCTGGGGGCCATGACCATCGTCGAACTGATCGACATTCACGGGGGCTTTACTATCATTACCGACCGCGTCGCTACCCGCAACCCCCGCGTCTTGTTGTGGCTCATTGGCGGCTTGACGTTCATCTTATCGGCCCTGCTGGATAACCTGGCGTCGGCGCTGGTGATGGTCTCGGTAACCCGTAACCTGGTTCGGCAGGCTGAGCAACGAAAGCTAATTGCCGGTATGATCATCATTGCCGCTAATGCCGGCGGAGCCTGGTCACCCATTGGCGACGTAACGACAACGATGCTTTGGATTGGTGGACAAGTGACAACCGTCAACATCATGAGCCAACTCTTCTTGCCCAGTCTGGTTTGTCTGTTAGTACCTTTGCTGTATCTGAGCTTTACCCTGAAGTCTGAATCCCCAGACCGGGAGTCTAAAGGGCACAAGTATACCAGCCGCCCCTACATTGATCCCACTGCCCGGCGTGATCGACGCGTGATGTTTGCCGCCGGTTTGTCGGCCATCGTTATGGTGCCCATCTTTAAATCCATTACTCATCTCCCCCCCTATATGGCGATGCTCTTGGCGTTGGGCTTTGTGTGGGTGGTTTCGGAACTGATTCATGCCGATAAAGACGAGCAGGAGCGGCAGCGCTTTTCGGTAGCTCATGCGCTGAGCAAAATTGATGTGCCGAGCATTTTGTTTTTTCTGGGCATTCTGCTGGCAGTTGGCAGTCTGGAATCGGTTGGAATCTTAGAGCAGGTAGCCACTTCCCTAAATGAATCAGTGGGTAATCTAGATGTGATTGTGGGCATTATCGGTGTTGCCTCGGCAATTGTTGACAATGTGCCCATTGTGGCCGCTGCGATGGGCATGTATGATCTAGGGGCTTATCCTGCTGATCATAAATTATGGGAGTTTCTGGCCTACTGTGCAGGAACGGGCGGCAGCTTGTTAGTGATTGGCTCAGCCGCAGGCGTGGCCGTTATGGGCATGGAGCGGTTAGAGTTCGGGTGGTATCTACGACGAATCAGTGGTCCAGCGTTACTAGGTTATTTAGGTGGTGCGCTAACTTATTTGGCTGTGTATGCGGTGAGCCACTAA